In one window of Pseudobythopirellula maris DNA:
- the aroC gene encoding chorismate synthase: protein MLRYWTAGESHGQTLLAMVDGFPAGVTLDTAPIDADLKLRQGGYGRGGRQRIETDTVQIRTGVWRGESLGSPLALEVVNKDYKLERLDELPRPRPGHADLTGSIKHLGGIRPILERSSARETAVRVAAGGLAKLLLAEFGVKTLGYVVELGGEKIEPVPGSIDEHRELRGKSEIYALNPERDAAIKDLIKKTGKAGDTLGGVVEVRVEGLPFGLGTHAQWSSKLDGKIAQAVMAVQAIKGVEIGLGFEAARRPGSQVHDPIHFDESQRDTANLGFVRPTNNAGGLEGGMTNGQPLVVRAAKKPISTLAKPLESVNLQTKEADAASYERSDVCAVPAASIIVENVVAFEIAAALVDKFGGDSLVEMRARYDLFLKMARER from the coding sequence ATGCTCCGCTACTGGACCGCAGGCGAATCGCACGGCCAAACGCTCCTGGCGATGGTCGACGGCTTCCCCGCCGGCGTCACGCTCGACACCGCCCCGATCGACGCCGACCTGAAGCTCCGCCAAGGAGGCTACGGCCGCGGCGGCCGGCAGCGGATCGAGACCGACACGGTGCAGATCCGCACCGGCGTGTGGCGCGGCGAGTCGCTCGGCAGCCCCCTCGCGCTGGAGGTGGTCAACAAAGACTACAAGCTCGAACGCCTCGACGAGCTGCCCCGGCCGCGGCCCGGCCACGCCGATCTGACGGGCTCGATCAAGCACCTGGGCGGCATCCGCCCGATCCTCGAGCGCTCCAGCGCGCGCGAGACCGCCGTGCGTGTCGCCGCCGGCGGGCTGGCGAAGCTGCTGCTGGCCGAGTTCGGCGTCAAGACCCTCGGTTACGTGGTCGAGCTCGGCGGCGAGAAGATCGAGCCGGTCCCCGGCTCGATCGACGAGCACCGCGAGCTGCGCGGCAAGAGCGAGATCTATGCGCTCAACCCCGAGCGCGACGCGGCGATCAAGGACCTGATCAAGAAGACCGGCAAGGCGGGCGACACGCTCGGCGGCGTCGTTGAGGTGCGGGTCGAGGGGCTGCCGTTCGGCCTCGGCACCCACGCCCAGTGGAGCAGCAAGCTCGACGGCAAGATCGCGCAAGCGGTGATGGCGGTGCAAGCAATCAAGGGCGTGGAGATCGGTCTCGGGTTCGAGGCCGCCCGGCGGCCCGGCTCGCAAGTGCACGACCCGATCCACTTCGACGAGTCGCAGCGCGACACGGCCAACCTCGGCTTCGTGCGGCCGACGAATAACGCCGGCGGGCTCGAGGGGGGCATGACCAACGGCCAGCCGCTCGTGGTGCGGGCGGCCAAAAAGCCGATCAGCACGCTCGCCAAGCCGCTCGAAAGCGTCAACCTCCAGACCAAGGAGGCCGACGCCGCCAGCTACGAGCGGAGCGACGTGTGTGCGGTTCCCGCAGCTAGCATCATTGTGGAAAACGTGGTCGCCTTTGAGATCGCGGCCGCTCTGGTCGATAAGTTTGGGGGGGACAGCCTCGTCGAGATGCGTGCGCGTTACGATCTTTTCCTAAAGATGGCTCGCGAACGCTAG
- a CDS encoding adenylate/guanylate cyclase domain-containing protein translates to MFDLAIHSPRQHDQQRIAGGRVVLAVGQDGVWRLAETEAAAGGGRLVLSHNGNGFDAAGMPVGERLETPGSLAFTLGDVRFELSDANATRSRGARALQRLETDDDRRAADASGPASATLARWLEALSALNRWSASTPEFYRDAARFAVEPVGLDGAMILERDPASDAWRIVSSELPRPELGVGFDPTLLERLAAQHGVWFHGVEQPTDDGETPLKVDPRPAIVLAPVTDGSGELVGAVYAWRVVHSGNGRRGVRYLEANLVRLLADSVSSGVARLEQEAEAGRRRALLEQAFTRTVAQQIERDPAMLQGRRRDVSVLFADLRDFSGLCAELPTETTYELLGDVMDCLTRAVTDNDGVVIDYYGDGLSAMWNAPLSQPEHAEMACEAGLQMLAELPHVSERWADRMRAPLRLGVGVHTGPAAVGNIGSTQKIKYGPRGETVNLASRVEAATKRLGVPLVATAATARLLPSRLQARRLCRARLPGLEEAVELYSVAFPTTESRVLAALDRYERALSCYERGDWDEAFSLLKAQIKTSGPAAFLADTIRRQRSIKIGRRESDHDAPDTEPAVITIEEK, encoded by the coding sequence ATGTTTGACCTCGCGATCCACAGCCCGCGCCAGCACGACCAGCAACGCATCGCCGGCGGGCGCGTGGTGCTGGCGGTCGGCCAAGACGGCGTGTGGCGGCTTGCCGAGACAGAAGCGGCTGCTGGCGGCGGTCGGCTCGTGCTTTCTCACAACGGCAACGGCTTCGATGCGGCCGGCATGCCGGTCGGCGAGCGACTGGAAACGCCCGGCTCGCTCGCCTTTACGCTCGGCGACGTTCGCTTCGAACTCAGCGACGCGAACGCAACCCGCTCGCGCGGCGCCCGCGCGCTGCAGCGGCTGGAGACCGACGACGACCGCCGCGCGGCCGACGCCTCGGGCCCCGCCTCCGCCACGCTCGCCCGCTGGCTCGAGGCGCTCTCGGCGCTGAACCGCTGGTCCGCCTCGACGCCCGAGTTCTACCGCGACGCCGCCCGTTTCGCCGTCGAGCCCGTGGGCCTCGACGGGGCGATGATCTTAGAACGCGACCCGGCGAGCGACGCTTGGCGGATCGTCTCCAGCGAGTTGCCCCGGCCCGAACTGGGCGTCGGTTTCGACCCCACGCTGCTCGAGCGGCTCGCAGCGCAACACGGAGTGTGGTTCCACGGCGTGGAGCAACCGACGGACGACGGCGAAACGCCCTTGAAGGTCGACCCACGACCGGCGATCGTGCTCGCCCCCGTGACCGACGGCTCGGGTGAGTTGGTCGGCGCCGTCTACGCCTGGCGCGTAGTGCACAGCGGCAACGGCCGTCGCGGCGTCCGTTACCTCGAGGCGAACCTCGTGCGGCTTCTGGCCGACTCGGTATCGAGCGGTGTGGCGCGGTTGGAGCAGGAGGCCGAGGCGGGCCGGCGGCGGGCGCTCTTGGAGCAAGCCTTCACCCGCACCGTGGCGCAGCAGATCGAGCGCGACCCCGCCATGCTGCAAGGCAGGCGCCGCGACGTCTCGGTGTTGTTCGCCGACCTCAGGGACTTCAGCGGCCTATGCGCCGAGCTGCCGACCGAGACCACCTACGAGCTCTTGGGCGACGTGATGGACTGCCTCACGCGCGCCGTCACGGACAACGACGGCGTGGTGATCGACTACTACGGCGACGGCCTGTCGGCGATGTGGAACGCGCCGCTCAGCCAACCGGAGCACGCCGAGATGGCGTGCGAGGCGGGGCTGCAAATGCTCGCCGAACTGCCCCACGTGAGCGAGCGCTGGGCCGACCGCATGCGCGCGCCGCTGCGGCTGGGAGTCGGCGTCCACACCGGGCCGGCGGCCGTGGGCAATATCGGCAGCACGCAGAAGATCAAGTACGGCCCGCGCGGCGAGACCGTGAACCTCGCCAGCCGCGTCGAGGCGGCGACCAAGCGGCTCGGCGTGCCGCTGGTGGCCACGGCCGCCACCGCTCGGCTGTTGCCGAGCCGCTTGCAAGCGCGCCGGCTCTGCCGCGCCCGGCTGCCGGGGCTCGAGGAGGCGGTCGAACTCTACTCGGTGGCTTTCCCCACGACCGAGAGCCGTGTGCTGGCCGCCCTGGACCGCTACGAGCGGGCGCTGAGTTGCTACGAGCGGGGCGACTGGGACGAGGCGTTCTCTCTGCTCAAGGCCCAGATAAAGACTTCTGGCCCGGCCGCCTTCTTGGCCGACACGATTCGCCGCCAAAGATCGATCAAGATCGGCCGCCGAGAAAGCGACCACGACGCGCCCGACACCGAGCCGGCGGTGATCACGATCGAAGAGAAGTAG
- a CDS encoding 2Fe-2S iron-sulfur cluster-binding protein, giving the protein MDASQNWMLCALGATLCAGVVVQLAAGGVAAWRTGERRRRRAERWREAFLRRVEAVAAASRARDVNAPPWEGERPMRVASVVDEAEGLKSFYLTPADGQPLPGFMPGQYLTLSARLPSDAADATAPDDAKPTVRCYSLSDRPREEFYRLTIKREPADPNRPGSKPGVFSGWMHDHTKPGDVIACKAPSGGFFLNPADPRPVVLIAGGIGVTPMMSMLLTLDHLRSHRPAHAFFAFRTPDERPYDDDLRRLAASNDRFKIHLFYSKADGAQAERPPSSDAAQPTESWGERITVNALSERLPSNNFDYYICGPPRMMHAIVPDLLAWGVPPDAIHYEAFGPASVKMAPDDSLMERAKGSVVRFAGRDCEAVWNGEYESLLELAESLGVPLASGCRAGNCGACRVRVLEGKTATTKPPGATAAAGDCLACISLPEGPVVLEA; this is encoded by the coding sequence ATGGACGCTTCGCAAAACTGGATGCTTTGCGCGCTCGGCGCGACGCTCTGCGCGGGGGTTGTTGTGCAGCTAGCGGCGGGCGGCGTTGCGGCCTGGCGTACGGGCGAGCGGCGTCGGCGGCGGGCCGAGCGGTGGCGTGAGGCGTTCCTCCGCCGGGTCGAGGCCGTGGCCGCCGCCAGCCGGGCGCGCGACGTCAACGCGCCCCCCTGGGAGGGCGAGCGGCCGATGCGTGTCGCGTCGGTCGTCGACGAGGCCGAGGGGCTCAAGTCGTTCTACCTGACGCCCGCCGACGGCCAGCCGTTACCCGGCTTCATGCCGGGGCAATACCTCACCCTGTCGGCCCGCTTGCCGAGCGACGCCGCCGACGCGACCGCACCGGACGACGCGAAGCCTACGGTCCGCTGCTACTCGCTCTCCGACCGACCACGCGAGGAGTTCTACCGGCTCACCATCAAGCGTGAGCCCGCCGACCCGAATCGCCCCGGCTCCAAGCCCGGCGTGTTCAGCGGTTGGATGCACGACCACACCAAGCCGGGCGACGTGATCGCCTGCAAGGCGCCGAGCGGCGGGTTCTTCCTCAACCCGGCCGACCCGCGTCCCGTCGTGCTGATCGCAGGCGGCATCGGTGTGACGCCGATGATGAGCATGCTTTTGACGCTCGACCACCTGCGGTCCCATCGCCCGGCGCACGCGTTCTTCGCGTTCCGCACCCCCGACGAGAGGCCGTACGACGACGACCTCCGTCGCCTGGCCGCGTCGAACGATCGCTTCAAGATCCACCTGTTCTACTCGAAGGCCGACGGCGCCCAAGCCGAGCGGCCGCCGTCGAGCGACGCGGCGCAACCGACCGAGTCGTGGGGCGAACGGATCACGGTCAACGCGCTCAGCGAGCGGCTGCCGTCGAACAACTTCGATTACTACATCTGCGGCCCGCCCCGCATGATGCACGCCATCGTGCCCGACCTGCTGGCGTGGGGCGTGCCGCCCGACGCGATCCACTACGAGGCGTTCGGTCCTGCGAGCGTGAAGATGGCGCCCGACGACTCGCTCATGGAGCGGGCCAAGGGGAGCGTCGTCCGCTTCGCCGGCCGCGACTGCGAGGCGGTGTGGAACGGCGAGTACGAGTCGCTCTTGGAGCTGGCCGAATCGCTCGGCGTGCCGCTCGCCTCGGGCTGCCGGGCCGGCAACTGCGGCGCCTGCCGCGTGCGGGTGCTCGAGGGCAAGACCGCCACGACCAAGCCCCCCGGCGCCACCGCGGCGGCGGGCGACTGCCTCGCATGCATCAGCCTGCCCGAGGGGCCGGTGGTGCTCGAGGCTTAG
- a CDS encoding cytochrome c family protein yields MRPIARNPLLVLTAALTGAVAIAAAAFAQAPGFGPAEPAAAKVVGSDACAKCHAAEVNQWRATPHFRTFEELHRTPEAKAIADRLGIRSVKRGGTCVRCHYTQQEVNGRMRVTEGVSCESCHGAAQDWLDLHADYGPGANRQTESADHRRERRLRSVMAGMNNPGNLYLVARQCLDCHTAPDEQLVEVGGHTAGSTDFDLVAWSQGMVRHNFVRSGGAANAPSGPERLRVMHVVGVMTDLEYSLRAVAGATQAGVYGKTAAGRAAAKKAQLWRLQRKLESPLVAPALEAVAAVELRLGNAAAILAAADAVGVAAYNFAEQADGATLAAIDDELPSPAQYK; encoded by the coding sequence TTGCGACCGATTGCTCGTAACCCGCTGCTCGTTCTCACGGCCGCTTTGACCGGCGCCGTGGCGATCGCGGCTGCGGCGTTTGCTCAAGCGCCTGGCTTCGGGCCGGCAGAGCCGGCGGCGGCCAAGGTGGTCGGCTCCGACGCCTGCGCCAAGTGCCACGCCGCCGAGGTGAATCAGTGGCGCGCGACGCCTCACTTCCGAACGTTCGAGGAGCTGCACCGCACGCCCGAGGCCAAGGCGATCGCCGACCGGCTCGGGATCCGCTCGGTCAAGCGGGGCGGGACCTGCGTGCGATGCCACTACACCCAGCAGGAGGTCAACGGCCGGATGCGCGTGACCGAGGGGGTCTCTTGCGAGTCGTGCCACGGCGCGGCCCAAGACTGGCTCGACCTGCACGCCGACTACGGCCCCGGCGCCAACCGCCAAACCGAATCCGCCGACCACCGCCGCGAGCGGCGGCTGCGGAGCGTCATGGCCGGCATGAACAACCCGGGCAACCTGTACCTGGTGGCCCGCCAGTGCCTCGATTGCCACACCGCGCCGGACGAGCAACTCGTCGAGGTCGGCGGCCACACGGCCGGCAGCACCGATTTCGACCTGGTCGCCTGGTCCCAGGGCATGGTGCGGCACAACTTTGTTCGGTCGGGCGGCGCCGCGAACGCGCCGAGCGGTCCCGAGCGGCTGCGCGTGATGCACGTGGTGGGCGTGATGACCGACCTGGAGTACAGCCTGCGGGCCGTGGCGGGGGCCACCCAAGCGGGCGTGTACGGCAAGACCGCCGCCGGCCGGGCGGCCGCCAAGAAGGCCCAACTGTGGCGGCTGCAACGCAAGCTCGAGAGCCCGCTCGTCGCGCCGGCGCTCGAAGCGGTCGCGGCGGTGGAGCTGCGGCTGGGCAACGCCGCGGCGATCTTGGCGGCGGCCGACGCGGTGGGCGTAGCGGCCTACAACTTCGCCGAGCAGGCGGACGGGGCGACGCTGGCGGCGATCGACGACGAGCTGCCCTCGCCGGCACAGTACAAGTAA
- a CDS encoding cyclic nucleotide-binding domain-containing protein has translation MSQHEVTRARPQRWDEPFGDDMTEALVDRLLGVEPFGSMDPKAFPSATPLRAILLNDTRVIRYADGDLIVREGDYGGSAFLVLDGVARVALENLPEAKADRPSASGGKLRRALARLLSPPKAPETRGPTGLPPVLGPGVGARGDGEHATVFLQDVPAVLDRTRTARLGPGEIFGELSALTRSPRSATVFAESPVVMLEIRWQGLRDLMRYTPALAAHVDMLYRQNSLAVHLRETPLLRGLSAEALERVAEAVEFESFGSFEWQADHPATSELTPFERVEREPIAAEEGQPPGGLLLVRGGFGRVTRREGAGRRTVAYLGKGQQFGAEEIAAAATGEDAAPLRRSLHAVGRLDLIRIPTAVVVEEVLPTLNASQLTAWAASPTAEQPVADSNTLDFLVDHRLMNGTRAMVIDLDRCTRCDDCVRACAATHEGNPRFVRQGAVHDRYQFANACMQCVDPVCLLGCPTGAIHRDEATGVVAINDPTCVGCATCANSCPYKNIQMVEIRDPGGAIQIDEKTNQPIVKATKCDLCAGQLTGPACQHACPHDALVRVDLSDVSGLPSSVTR, from the coding sequence ATGTCGCAGCACGAAGTCACCCGCGCCCGGCCCCAGAGATGGGACGAGCCGTTCGGCGACGACATGACCGAGGCGTTGGTCGATCGGCTGCTGGGGGTCGAGCCGTTCGGTAGCATGGACCCGAAGGCGTTCCCTTCGGCTACCCCGCTGCGCGCGATCTTGCTCAATGACACGCGCGTGATTCGCTACGCCGACGGCGACCTGATCGTCCGCGAAGGGGACTACGGAGGCAGCGCGTTTCTGGTGCTCGACGGCGTGGCGCGCGTGGCGCTGGAGAACCTGCCCGAAGCCAAGGCCGATCGCCCTTCGGCGAGCGGCGGCAAGCTGCGGCGGGCGCTGGCCCGGCTGCTCAGCCCGCCCAAGGCGCCCGAGACGCGTGGACCGACGGGTCTGCCGCCCGTGCTGGGGCCCGGCGTCGGCGCCCGCGGCGACGGCGAGCACGCGACCGTCTTCCTGCAAGACGTGCCCGCGGTGCTCGACCGCACGCGCACCGCTAGGCTTGGACCGGGCGAGATCTTTGGCGAGCTCTCGGCGCTCACCCGCTCGCCGCGCAGCGCCACGGTGTTCGCCGAGTCGCCGGTCGTCATGCTCGAGATCCGCTGGCAAGGCCTGCGGGACCTGATGCGCTACACGCCGGCGTTGGCTGCGCACGTCGACATGCTCTACCGGCAGAACAGCCTGGCCGTTCACCTCCGCGAGACCCCGCTGCTTCGCGGCCTCTCGGCCGAGGCGTTGGAGCGGGTCGCCGAGGCGGTGGAGTTCGAGTCGTTCGGCTCGTTCGAGTGGCAGGCCGACCACCCGGCCACGAGTGAGCTGACGCCGTTCGAGCGTGTGGAACGCGAGCCGATCGCCGCCGAAGAGGGACAGCCGCCGGGCGGCTTGCTGCTCGTGCGGGGCGGCTTTGGACGGGTGACGCGACGCGAGGGCGCCGGCCGACGCACGGTCGCCTACCTGGGCAAGGGCCAACAGTTCGGCGCCGAGGAGATCGCCGCCGCTGCGACGGGCGAGGACGCGGCGCCGCTCCGGCGTTCGCTGCACGCCGTCGGACGGCTCGACCTGATCCGCATCCCCACGGCGGTGGTGGTCGAAGAGGTGCTCCCCACGCTCAACGCGAGCCAGCTGACGGCTTGGGCCGCGTCTCCCACCGCCGAGCAACCGGTTGCCGACTCGAACACGCTCGACTTCCTGGTCGACCACCGGCTGATGAATGGCACGCGGGCGATGGTCATCGACCTCGACCGCTGCACGCGCTGCGACGACTGCGTGCGGGCCTGCGCGGCGACGCACGAGGGGAACCCGCGGTTCGTCCGCCAAGGCGCCGTGCACGACCGCTACCAGTTCGCCAACGCCTGCATGCAATGCGTCGATCCGGTCTGTCTGCTGGGCTGCCCGACCGGAGCGATCCACCGCGACGAGGCCACGGGCGTCGTCGCGATCAACGATCCGACGTGCGTCGGCTGCGCGACCTGCGCAAACAGCTGCCCCTACAAGAACATCCAGATGGTCGAGATCCGCGACCCGGGCGGGGCGATCCAGATCGACGAGAAGACGAACCAGCCGATCGTCAAAGCGACCAAGTGCGACCTGTGCGCGGGGCAATTGACCGGGCCCGCGTGCCAACACGCCTGCCCGCACGACGCGCTGGTGCGTGTGGACCTGAGCGACGTGAGCGGCTTGCCGTCGAGTGTAACGCGTTAA